A DNA window from Acinetobacter sp. 10FS3-1 contains the following coding sequences:
- the gyrA gene encoding DNA gyrase subunit A: MSVSEIRPIAIEDELKHSYLDYAMSVIVSRALPDVRDGLKPVHRRVLFAMHELGNDYNKAYKKSARVVGDVIGKYHPHGDLAVYETIVRMAQDFSLRYQLVDGQGNFGSIDGDSAAAMRYTEVRMRKLTHELLADLEKDTVDWEDNYDGSERIPQVMPTRIPNLLVNGAAGIAVGMATNMAPHNMTEVVNACLAYADNPNISIEGLMEHISGPDFPTGGIIYGKSGIVDAYRTGKGRLHIRGKYHFEEDQKSGRTTIVFTEIPYQVNKAKTIERIAELVKEKKLEGISELRDESDKDGMRIAIDLKRGENAEVIVNNLFLNTQLENSFSINMVCLDNGQPKLMNLKDIVAAFIRHRQEVVTRRTMFELRKARERGHILEGLTVALANIDAIIETIKTSANPAEARERLQAGEWAAGGVAALLEKAGAVSVRPDEIEGEDPNRPFGIDGDVYRLSPTQVNAIMELRLHRLTGLEQDKLQAEYSEILAQIAEYTAILNDFNLLMNVIKEELALVLQQYGDARKTDIVESRIDFSREDLIPEEQMVLTVSQSGYAKTQPLSDYAAQRRGGRGKSATSMKEDDYIQHLIVTSSHATVLCFTNVGKVYRLRVFEVPQASRGSKGRPMVNLLPLEEHETITAILPVMEAPKKFKERLAGFRSFVKANMEQLQKNDIIAKYYAGLEAAFAELKDGDDLSDALRVQLKELGVELSATDLDDEVVAEFAELAENLRKNFYVFMATEYGTIKRVELEQFSNVRSNGLRAIELNGDDTLIGVAITDGEQQIMLFSNEGKAIRFAETDVRAMGRSAKGVRGMRVTIGAAQVEDAEDADVESDDDEATETSFISRIVSLVVVPETGEVLCASANGYGKRTTVDEFPTKKRGGKGVIAIKTSERNGELVGAVAIDASKELMLISDGGTLVRTRASEVAQTGRNAQGVRLIRLGEDETLVGVEAIEAVEDEELDVLADTENTESTADLVAGEQDAEQADDNATVKE; this comes from the coding sequence ATGAGCGTATCGGAAATTAGACCGATTGCCATTGAGGATGAACTCAAGCACTCGTATTTAGACTATGCAATGAGCGTGATCGTTTCACGTGCCTTGCCGGATGTACGAGATGGTCTAAAACCTGTTCATCGTCGTGTGCTTTTCGCAATGCACGAATTGGGCAATGACTACAACAAAGCTTACAAAAAGTCTGCCCGTGTTGTAGGTGACGTCATCGGTAAATATCACCCGCATGGGGATTTAGCCGTTTATGAAACAATTGTACGCATGGCACAGGACTTCAGTTTACGTTACCAACTGGTAGATGGACAAGGGAACTTTGGTTCGATCGATGGCGATAGTGCTGCTGCGATGCGTTATACCGAAGTCCGCATGCGTAAGCTGACCCATGAATTACTGGCGGATCTTGAAAAAGATACCGTTGACTGGGAAGACAACTACGACGGCTCAGAACGTATTCCACAAGTGATGCCGACCCGTATTCCAAACCTGCTGGTCAATGGTGCTGCGGGGATTGCAGTTGGTATGGCGACCAATATGGCGCCGCACAACATGACAGAAGTGGTGAATGCGTGTCTGGCCTATGCAGATAACCCGAATATCAGCATTGAAGGATTAATGGAGCATATTTCCGGTCCAGATTTCCCTACAGGCGGTATTATCTATGGTAAATCAGGGATTGTTGATGCTTACCGCACCGGTAAAGGCCGTTTGCATATCCGTGGTAAATACCATTTTGAGGAAGATCAGAAGTCTGGCCGTACCACTATTGTATTTACTGAAATTCCTTATCAGGTCAATAAAGCTAAAACCATTGAGCGTATTGCCGAGCTGGTTAAAGAGAAAAAACTCGAAGGAATTTCAGAACTTCGTGACGAATCAGATAAAGATGGGATGCGTATTGCGATTGACCTGAAGCGTGGTGAAAATGCTGAAGTCATCGTCAACAACCTGTTTCTGAATACCCAGCTGGAAAACTCGTTCAGCATTAATATGGTTTGCCTGGACAATGGCCAGCCAAAATTGATGAACCTGAAAGATATCGTTGCAGCGTTTATCCGTCACCGTCAGGAAGTTGTGACCCGCCGGACCATGTTCGAATTACGCAAGGCACGTGAACGTGGTCATATATTAGAAGGCCTGACAGTTGCGCTGGCAAATATTGATGCCATCATTGAAACCATCAAAACTTCTGCTAACCCTGCTGAAGCGCGTGAGCGTTTGCAAGCGGGTGAGTGGGCAGCAGGTGGTGTGGCAGCATTGCTTGAAAAGGCGGGCGCTGTTTCTGTACGTCCTGATGAAATTGAAGGCGAAGATCCAAACCGTCCATTTGGTATTGATGGTGATGTGTATCGTTTATCTCCGACTCAAGTCAACGCGATTATGGAATTGCGTTTACACCGTTTGACCGGTCTTGAGCAGGATAAACTTCAAGCTGAATATTCTGAAATCTTGGCTCAAATTGCTGAATATACTGCTATCTTAAATGACTTCAACTTATTGATGAATGTGATTAAAGAAGAGCTTGCGCTGGTGCTGCAACAATATGGCGATGCACGTAAGACAGATATTGTTGAGTCTCGTATCGACTTCTCGCGTGAAGATCTGATTCCAGAAGAGCAGATGGTATTGACTGTTTCCCAGTCAGGTTATGCAAAAACTCAGCCATTGTCTGATTATGCCGCACAACGTCGTGGTGGCCGCGGCAAGTCTGCTACTTCGATGAAAGAAGATGATTATATCCAACATCTGATTGTGACCTCGAGCCATGCTACGGTGCTTTGTTTTACCAATGTTGGTAAAGTTTATCGTCTGCGTGTGTTTGAAGTGCCGCAAGCCTCACGTGGTTCCAAAGGCCGTCCAATGGTCAACCTGTTACCACTGGAAGAGCATGAAACCATTACTGCGATTCTGCCAGTCATGGAAGCCCCGAAGAAATTCAAAGAGCGTCTGGCAGGCTTCCGTAGCTTTGTAAAAGCAAATATGGAACAGCTGCAGAAGAATGACATTATCGCCAAGTATTATGCGGGTCTGGAAGCAGCATTTGCAGAGCTTAAAGATGGAGATGATCTGTCTGATGCCTTGCGTGTTCAGCTGAAGGAATTGGGCGTTGAGCTTTCTGCGACTGATCTGGATGATGAAGTTGTTGCTGAATTTGCAGAGCTGGCAGAAAACCTGCGTAAAAACTTCTATGTGTTTATGGCTACCGAGTACGGTACGATTAAACGTGTAGAACTGGAACAGTTCTCCAATGTCCGCTCAAATGGTCTGCGTGCGATTGAGCTGAATGGCGATGATACCCTGATTGGCGTGGCCATTACCGATGGCGAACAGCAGATCATGCTGTTCTCGAATGAAGGCAAAGCAATCCGTTTTGCGGAAACTGATGTTCGTGCTATGGGGCGTTCAGCCAAAGGTGTACGCGGTATGCGTGTAACCATCGGCGCTGCTCAGGTCGAAGATGCAGAAGATGCAGATGTCGAGTCTGATGATGACGAGGCGACTGAAACTAGCTTTATTAGCCGTATCGTATCACTGGTGGTCGTTCCAGAAACAGGTGAAGTGCTGTGTGCTTCTGCCAATGGTTATGGTAAACGTACCACAGTAGATGAATTCCCGACCAAGAAACGCGGCGGTAAAGGCGTAATTGCAATCAAGACGTCCGAGCGTAATGGTGAACTTGTAGGTGCAGTTGCGATTGATGCTTCTAAAGAGTTGATGCTGATTTCAGATGGCGGAACATTGGTACGGACTCGTGCATCCGAAGTTGCACAAACTGGCCGTAATGCTCAAGGGGTTCGTCTGATCCGTCTTGGTGAAGATGAAACACTGGTTGGTGTAGAAGCCATTGAAGCGGTTGAAGATGAAGAATTGGATGTATTGGCTGATACTGAAAATACAGAGTCAACTGCGGATCTTGTGGCTGGTGAGCAAGATGCTGAACAGGCAGATGATAACGCTACAGTAAAAGAGTAA
- a CDS encoding DUF4878 domain-containing protein: protein MKTRLMLLATLIGLHGCTQEEIPNPSPAQEQAAEAAYNDLREGKYDKFLTYLEPQLQAEFKDNQKLMKRFSRTIPQEAYKSKTLMSKRIEEEKGVTQYKISYEIAYPKNLVQYDVSFDQPHGSSKIRNFNIQVFGE, encoded by the coding sequence ATGAAAACCAGATTAATGCTACTGGCTACCCTGATCGGATTACATGGCTGTACTCAAGAGGAGATTCCGAATCCTAGTCCGGCACAGGAACAGGCTGCGGAAGCTGCTTATAATGATTTGCGCGAGGGTAAATATGATAAATTTTTGACCTATCTTGAACCTCAGCTACAGGCAGAATTTAAAGATAACCAGAAACTAATGAAGCGCTTTTCTCGCACGATTCCTCAAGAAGCTTATAAGTCCAAAACTTTAATGAGCAAACGCATTGAAGAGGAAAAAGGAGTGACTCAATATAAGATCAGTTATGAAATTGCCTATCCCAAAAATCTGGTGCAATATGATGTCAGTTTTGACCAGCCTCATGGTAGCAGCAAAATTCGTAACTTTAATATTCAGGTTTTTGGTGAATAA
- a CDS encoding ABC transporter permease, with amino-acid sequence MKALWRAYCKTFKDIVSNSSIFTTLILSVLFYSFFYPTAYKAEQAKALPIIIVDEEQSALTSSIISHVSQSPNVQTIAVTGNFAEARQWVESQKADGILLLPDNLSQSIRHGENGGIGLYLSAANFLITKQIGLGLVASVENTLSEYTERFSEISHFSPALSIHQIPLFNPLSGYGSYVFPAVAPLIIHQTIFLGLSMLIALYRENKQMLNLITLSGIGLAILTIGCLGCYYLFGFTFWLFDYPRGGNFWGMLLAVPVFVFCMIGITILFASFLDMPERAGHIIVFTSIPFFMLSGVAWPHAAMPVWMQFIGQALPSTQIVQMFIQLNQMGVPTYLILGKLAYLFVVGMICMGLGYYRLRPRS; translated from the coding sequence ATGAAAGCACTCTGGAGGGCTTACTGCAAAACCTTTAAAGATATTGTCAGCAATAGCAGTATTTTTACCACGCTGATTCTCTCGGTACTATTTTACAGCTTTTTCTATCCAACCGCCTACAAAGCTGAACAGGCCAAAGCCTTGCCGATTATTATTGTCGATGAAGAGCAAAGTGCCCTAACCAGCAGCATTATCAGTCACGTCAGTCAAAGCCCGAATGTACAGACCATAGCCGTCACCGGGAATTTTGCTGAAGCCAGGCAATGGGTAGAATCTCAAAAAGCTGACGGGATCTTGTTATTACCGGATAATCTTTCACAATCCATTCGACATGGGGAAAATGGGGGGATCGGGCTATACCTGAGTGCAGCCAATTTCCTGATTACTAAACAGATTGGCTTAGGTCTAGTGGCTTCCGTTGAAAATACTCTAAGTGAATATACTGAACGTTTTAGCGAAATTTCACATTTCTCACCTGCCCTGTCTATTCACCAGATTCCGCTTTTCAATCCCCTATCCGGCTATGGCAGTTATGTATTTCCAGCTGTTGCACCACTGATTATTCATCAGACAATTTTTTTGGGACTTAGCATGCTGATTGCCCTGTACCGGGAAAATAAACAGATGCTTAATCTAATCACCTTGAGCGGGATTGGTCTGGCTATTTTGACGATTGGCTGTCTGGGTTGTTATTACCTGTTTGGCTTTACCTTCTGGTTGTTTGACTATCCACGTGGGGGCAATTTCTGGGGCATGCTACTCGCTGTACCAGTATTTGTGTTCTGTATGATTGGCATCACGATCCTGTTCGCCAGTTTTCTAGATATGCCGGAACGTGCCGGACATATAATTGTCTTCACTTCCATTCCATTTTTTATGCTGTCTGGAGTTGCCTGGCCACACGCTGCAATGCCCGTCTGGATGCAATTCATTGGACAGGCTTTACCTTCAACACAGATCGTTCAAATGTTTATCCAGCTGAATCAGATGGGCGTACCCACTTACCTGATTCTAGGAAAGCTTGCTTATCTGTTTGTGGTCGGCATGATCTGCATGGGCTTAGGCTATTATCGACTACGCCCACGCAGTTAA